One window of the Manihot esculenta cultivar AM560-2 chromosome 14, M.esculenta_v8, whole genome shotgun sequence genome contains the following:
- the LOC110600085 gene encoding putative chloride channel-like protein CLC-g isoform X2, whose amino-acid sequence MSTNSINGATDHESFTLPLITSHRSLANSTSQVAIVGANVCPIESLDYEIAENDFFKQDWRTSRKIQIFQYVFMKWSLCFLVGIIVSLIGFFNNLAVENIAGVKFVVTSNMMLLHRYGMAFLVFSVSNLVLTLFASIITAFVAPAAAGSGIPEVKAYLNGVDAPGILSLRTFVVKIIGSISAVSSSLLIGKAGPMVHTGACIASLLGQGGSKKYRLTGKWLRFFKNDRDRRDLVTCGSAAGIAAAFRAPVGGVLFALEEMASWWRSSLLWRAFFTTAVVAIVLRALIDFCLSGKCGLFGVTGGILGSLYNFLLDKVLRIYNLVNEKGTVYRILLACSISIFTSCLLFGLPWLASCQPCPADASEACPTIGRSGNYKKFQCEPGYYNDLASLIFNTNDDAIKNLFSRNTDAEFQYSSILIFFITCFFLSIFSYGIVAPAGLFVPVIVTGASYGRFIGMIFSSKSSLNHGLYAVLGAASFLGGSMRMTVSLCVIILELTNNLLLLPLIMLVLLVSKTVADAFNCNIYDLIMKAKGFPYLETHAEPYMRQLTVADVVTGPLQLFHGIEKVGNIVHVLQTTRHNGFPVIDEPPLSDCQVLYGLILRAHLIELLKKKIFSSSPVPMGPDALEQFSAGDFAKRGSGNGDKIEDIQITEEEMEMFLDLHPFTNASPYTVVETMSLAKARMLFREVGLRHLLVIPKISSRSPVVGILTRHDFMPEHILSLHPLLFRSRWKRLRIRLPQLFKFL is encoded by the exons ATGTCCACAAATTCCATCAATGGAGCAACAGACCATGAATCATTCACTCTTCCTCTCATCACCTCTCACCGTTCCCTCGCCAACTCCACCTCTCAAGTTGCCATCGTCGGCGCTAATGTCTGCCCTATCGAAAGCCTCGACTACGA GATTGCGGAGAATGATTTCTTCAAGCAGGATTGGAGGACCAGTAGAAAGATCCAGATTTTTCAATATGTGTTCATGAAGTGGTCGCTTTGCTTCTTGGTTGGGATTATTGTTAGCCTTATTGGATTTTTTAACAATCTTGCTGTTGAGAATATTGCTGGTGTTAAGTTTGTCGTCACTTCCAATATGATGCTCTTACATAG GTATGGGATGGCATTTCTTGTGTTCTCAGTCTCTAATTTGGTTCTTACCCTGTTCGCATCCATCATCACAGCTTTTGTAGCTCCGGCTGCTGCAGGTTCTGGTATACCAGAAGTGAAAGCGTATCTCAATGGTGTGGATGCACCTGGAATTCTTTCCTTGCGAACTTTTGTTGTCAAG ATCATTGGAAGCATTTCTGCTGTGTCATCATCTCTTCTTATAGGAAAGGCAGGGCCTATGGTGCATACTGGTGCATGTATTGCATCATTGTTGGGTCAGGGTGGATCTAAAAAATACAGATTAACTGGAAAATGGCTACGCTTTTTCAAAAATGACCGAGATCGGCGAGATCTTGTAACATGTGGATCAGCTGCTGGAATTGCTGCTGCCTTTCGTGCCCCAGTTGGTGGTGTGCTGTTTGCTCTTGAAGAAATGGCATCTTG GTGGAGAAGTTCCCTTCTGTGGAGAGCTTTCTTTACAACAGCTGTAGTTGCAATAGTGCTTCGGGCTCTGATTGATTTCTGTTTGAGTGGCAAATGTGGATTATTTG GAGTTACAGGGGGAATATTGGGAAGTTTATACAATTTTCTCTTAGATAAAGTTCTTCGAATCTACAACCTCGTCAATGA GAAAGGCACTGTTTACAGaattttgcttgcttgttcaaTCTCCATATTCACATCCTGTCTTCTTTTTGGATTACCTTGGCTGGCATCATGTCAACCTTGTCCAGCTGATGCATCAGAAGCCTGTCCAACAATAGGCCGGTCTGGCAACTACAAGaaatttcaatgtgaacctGGTTATTACAATGATCTTGCCAGTCTCATTTTTAACACAAACGATGATGCTATTAAGAATCTCTTCAGCAGGAATACTGATGCTGAGTTTCAGTATTCGTCAATTCTCATATTTTTCATAACATGCTTTTTTCTTAGTATCTTTAGCTATGGGATTGTTGCTCCTGCGGGTCTTTTTGTGCCAGTAATCGTGACAGGCGCATCTTATGGACGTTTTATTGGTATGATATTCAGTTCAAAATCCAGTCTTAATCATGGCCTTTATGCTGTGCTTGGTGCTGCTTCATTTCTTGGTGGATCTATGAGGATGACAGTTTCTTTATGTGTTATTATCCTAGAATTGACCAATAATCTGTTGCTTCTACCCTTGATAATGTTGGTTCTTCTTGTTTCCAAGACTGTGGCTGATGCATTTAATTGTAACATTTATGACCTTATCATGAAAGCGAAGGGTTTTCCTTATCTAGAAACTCATGCAGAGCCTTACATGAGGCAATTGACAGTTGCTGATGTAGTCACTGGTCCTCTTCAGCTGTTTCATGGCATTGAGAAGGTTGGTAATATAGTACATGTTCTTCAAACAACAAGGCATAATGGATTTCCTGTAATTGATGAGCCCCCACTTTCTGACTGTCAAGTTCTTTATGGACTAATCCTCCGTGCTCATCTTATTGAACTATTAAAGAAGAAAATCTTTTCATCCTCTCCGGTGCCAATGGGTCCTGATGCCTTGGAGCAATTCTCAGCTGGTGACTTTGCAAAAAGGGGCTCAGGCAATGGTGACAAGATAGAAGATATACAAATTACTGAAGAAGAGATGGAGATGTTCTTAGATTTGCATCCTTTCACTAATGCTTCACCTTATACTGTTGTGGAGACAATGTCACTAGCTAAAGCTCGGATGCTATTCCGAGAAGTTGGATTGAGGCATCTGCTTGTGATACCCAAGATCTCTAGT AGATCTCCTGTTGTGGGTATATTGACAAGACACGACTTCATGCCAGAACACATACTGAGTTTGCATCCTTTGCTTTTTAGGAGCAGGTGGAAAAGATTAAGAATCCGGCTGCcccaactatttaaatttttgtag
- the LOC110600085 gene encoding putative chloride channel-like protein CLC-g isoform X1 → MSTNSINGATDHESFTLPLITSHRSLANSTSQVAIVGANVCPIESLDYEIAENDFFKQDWRTSRKIQIFQYVFMKWSLCFLVGIIVSLIGFFNNLAVENIAGVKFVVTSNMMLLHRYGMAFLVFSVSNLVLTLFASIITAFVAPAAAGSGIPEVKAYLNGVDAPGILSLRTFVVKIIGSISAVSSSLLIGKAGPMVHTGACIASLLGQGGSKKYRLTGKWLRFFKNDRDRRDLVTCGSAAGIAAAFRAPVGGVLFALEEMASWWRSSLLWRAFFTTAVVAIVLRALIDFCLSGKCGLFGKGGLIMFDVYSANVTYHLIDVPPVILLGVTGGILGSLYNFLLDKVLRIYNLVNEKGTVYRILLACSISIFTSCLLFGLPWLASCQPCPADASEACPTIGRSGNYKKFQCEPGYYNDLASLIFNTNDDAIKNLFSRNTDAEFQYSSILIFFITCFFLSIFSYGIVAPAGLFVPVIVTGASYGRFIGMIFSSKSSLNHGLYAVLGAASFLGGSMRMTVSLCVIILELTNNLLLLPLIMLVLLVSKTVADAFNCNIYDLIMKAKGFPYLETHAEPYMRQLTVADVVTGPLQLFHGIEKVGNIVHVLQTTRHNGFPVIDEPPLSDCQVLYGLILRAHLIELLKKKIFSSSPVPMGPDALEQFSAGDFAKRGSGNGDKIEDIQITEEEMEMFLDLHPFTNASPYTVVETMSLAKARMLFREVGLRHLLVIPKISSRSPVVGILTRHDFMPEHILSLHPLLFRSRWKRLRIRLPQLFKFL, encoded by the exons ATGTCCACAAATTCCATCAATGGAGCAACAGACCATGAATCATTCACTCTTCCTCTCATCACCTCTCACCGTTCCCTCGCCAACTCCACCTCTCAAGTTGCCATCGTCGGCGCTAATGTCTGCCCTATCGAAAGCCTCGACTACGA GATTGCGGAGAATGATTTCTTCAAGCAGGATTGGAGGACCAGTAGAAAGATCCAGATTTTTCAATATGTGTTCATGAAGTGGTCGCTTTGCTTCTTGGTTGGGATTATTGTTAGCCTTATTGGATTTTTTAACAATCTTGCTGTTGAGAATATTGCTGGTGTTAAGTTTGTCGTCACTTCCAATATGATGCTCTTACATAG GTATGGGATGGCATTTCTTGTGTTCTCAGTCTCTAATTTGGTTCTTACCCTGTTCGCATCCATCATCACAGCTTTTGTAGCTCCGGCTGCTGCAGGTTCTGGTATACCAGAAGTGAAAGCGTATCTCAATGGTGTGGATGCACCTGGAATTCTTTCCTTGCGAACTTTTGTTGTCAAG ATCATTGGAAGCATTTCTGCTGTGTCATCATCTCTTCTTATAGGAAAGGCAGGGCCTATGGTGCATACTGGTGCATGTATTGCATCATTGTTGGGTCAGGGTGGATCTAAAAAATACAGATTAACTGGAAAATGGCTACGCTTTTTCAAAAATGACCGAGATCGGCGAGATCTTGTAACATGTGGATCAGCTGCTGGAATTGCTGCTGCCTTTCGTGCCCCAGTTGGTGGTGTGCTGTTTGCTCTTGAAGAAATGGCATCTTG GTGGAGAAGTTCCCTTCTGTGGAGAGCTTTCTTTACAACAGCTGTAGTTGCAATAGTGCTTCGGGCTCTGATTGATTTCTGTTTGAGTGGCAAATGTGGATTATTTGGTAAAGGGGGGCTTATAATGTTTGATGTCTATTCGGCAAATGTTACATATCATCTCATTGATGTGCCACCTGTTATTCTCCTAGGAGTTACAGGGGGAATATTGGGAAGTTTATACAATTTTCTCTTAGATAAAGTTCTTCGAATCTACAACCTCGTCAATGA GAAAGGCACTGTTTACAGaattttgcttgcttgttcaaTCTCCATATTCACATCCTGTCTTCTTTTTGGATTACCTTGGCTGGCATCATGTCAACCTTGTCCAGCTGATGCATCAGAAGCCTGTCCAACAATAGGCCGGTCTGGCAACTACAAGaaatttcaatgtgaacctGGTTATTACAATGATCTTGCCAGTCTCATTTTTAACACAAACGATGATGCTATTAAGAATCTCTTCAGCAGGAATACTGATGCTGAGTTTCAGTATTCGTCAATTCTCATATTTTTCATAACATGCTTTTTTCTTAGTATCTTTAGCTATGGGATTGTTGCTCCTGCGGGTCTTTTTGTGCCAGTAATCGTGACAGGCGCATCTTATGGACGTTTTATTGGTATGATATTCAGTTCAAAATCCAGTCTTAATCATGGCCTTTATGCTGTGCTTGGTGCTGCTTCATTTCTTGGTGGATCTATGAGGATGACAGTTTCTTTATGTGTTATTATCCTAGAATTGACCAATAATCTGTTGCTTCTACCCTTGATAATGTTGGTTCTTCTTGTTTCCAAGACTGTGGCTGATGCATTTAATTGTAACATTTATGACCTTATCATGAAAGCGAAGGGTTTTCCTTATCTAGAAACTCATGCAGAGCCTTACATGAGGCAATTGACAGTTGCTGATGTAGTCACTGGTCCTCTTCAGCTGTTTCATGGCATTGAGAAGGTTGGTAATATAGTACATGTTCTTCAAACAACAAGGCATAATGGATTTCCTGTAATTGATGAGCCCCCACTTTCTGACTGTCAAGTTCTTTATGGACTAATCCTCCGTGCTCATCTTATTGAACTATTAAAGAAGAAAATCTTTTCATCCTCTCCGGTGCCAATGGGTCCTGATGCCTTGGAGCAATTCTCAGCTGGTGACTTTGCAAAAAGGGGCTCAGGCAATGGTGACAAGATAGAAGATATACAAATTACTGAAGAAGAGATGGAGATGTTCTTAGATTTGCATCCTTTCACTAATGCTTCACCTTATACTGTTGTGGAGACAATGTCACTAGCTAAAGCTCGGATGCTATTCCGAGAAGTTGGATTGAGGCATCTGCTTGTGATACCCAAGATCTCTAGT AGATCTCCTGTTGTGGGTATATTGACAAGACACGACTTCATGCCAGAACACATACTGAGTTTGCATCCTTTGCTTTTTAGGAGCAGGTGGAAAAGATTAAGAATCCGGCTGCcccaactatttaaatttttgtag